A single region of the Candidatus Kryptoniota bacterium genome encodes:
- the glgP gene encoding alpha-glucan family phosphorylase, whose amino-acid sequence MSQKIFHFAVERKKVYELAYNLRWTYNCRVQNFFAKLSPRVWEHSNHNPIQVLNEISEEELRSRLMNKELRDELNVSYDSLQNYLKIVRKPVPAFKRFDKHPVAYFSAEVGLHESIPVYSGGLGVLSGDHTKSASDIGLNFVAVTLFYRQGYFVQKISSDGYQQEEYRETDFHRLPIVPVTDEGGNMVKVQVQIGRSTISVGAYKAVVGRSLLYLLETNLPENEEHYRDLTARVYGGDSTTRILQEIVLGIGGTKFLKELELEPAVYHMNEGHSAFLTLELLHEQLLSGKPLERAIEEVKKKCVFTTHTPVAAGHDRFTLDLINFSLSGFISSFGITPDDFMKFGRVNPDDKTETFCMTVLALKMSRGANAVSELNGKISRQMWTALYPGRKPNEVPIGHITNGIHSSTWISHEACALYEKLLGPNWLGKLDRPSEWKAAVDRIPDEELWALRYALRRSLIEFVRRRLKRQLLRYGNSSGWAEKTLSPDALTIGFSRRFATYKRAPLIFSDMERAARLFGDPKLPIQIIFSGKAHPRDDAGKSYIQQMMHLSRDPRFTGKVVFVEDYDMGVARHLVSGCDIWLNNPRRPLEASGTSGEKVILNGGLNCSVMDGWWREACNGKNGFQIGEDKDLQVSVEEQDRIDSVNLYDVIESKIVPLFYDRDASGLPLKWLKMVRESIRTIAPVYNTARMVREYVNSYYIQK is encoded by the coding sequence ATGTCACAAAAAATTTTTCATTTTGCGGTTGAAAGAAAAAAAGTTTACGAACTCGCTTACAACTTACGCTGGACTTACAACTGTCGAGTCCAGAACTTCTTCGCTAAGCTTAGCCCGCGCGTATGGGAACATTCGAACCATAATCCGATTCAAGTGCTTAATGAAATAAGCGAAGAGGAATTGCGATCAAGGTTAATGAACAAGGAATTGCGCGACGAGTTGAATGTGTCCTACGATTCGCTTCAGAATTATCTGAAGATTGTCCGTAAACCTGTTCCTGCTTTCAAACGTTTTGACAAGCATCCGGTTGCCTACTTCAGCGCTGAAGTCGGGCTCCACGAGAGTATTCCTGTCTATTCCGGCGGTCTCGGCGTGCTTTCGGGCGATCATACAAAAAGCGCAAGCGATATCGGACTGAATTTCGTCGCCGTGACTCTCTTCTACCGGCAGGGATATTTCGTACAGAAGATCAGCAGCGACGGTTATCAGCAGGAAGAGTACCGTGAGACAGATTTTCACCGGCTGCCGATCGTCCCCGTTACGGATGAAGGTGGAAACATGGTGAAGGTCCAAGTGCAGATTGGAAGAAGCACAATTTCAGTAGGCGCATACAAAGCCGTTGTAGGTCGCTCCCTCCTTTATCTCCTGGAGACAAATCTGCCTGAAAACGAGGAACATTACCGAGACCTGACCGCACGAGTATATGGCGGTGACAGCACAACGAGGATCCTGCAGGAGATCGTGCTGGGTATCGGTGGAACGAAATTCCTGAAAGAACTCGAGCTGGAGCCGGCCGTATACCACATGAACGAGGGACATTCCGCGTTCCTCACGCTGGAACTTCTGCACGAGCAGCTGTTGTCGGGCAAGCCGCTTGAGCGCGCGATTGAAGAAGTGAAGAAGAAATGTGTCTTCACAACTCATACTCCGGTAGCGGCCGGCCATGACAGGTTCACACTGGACCTGATCAATTTCAGCCTGAGCGGTTTCATTTCATCGTTCGGAATTACGCCCGACGATTTCATGAAGTTCGGCCGCGTTAATCCTGACGACAAAACTGAGACGTTCTGCATGACGGTCCTCGCTCTGAAGATGAGCAGGGGAGCAAACGCGGTAAGCGAACTCAACGGGAAAATCAGCAGACAGATGTGGACGGCGCTCTACCCGGGGCGAAAGCCGAACGAGGTGCCCATAGGTCATATCACGAATGGCATTCACAGTTCGACATGGATTTCTCATGAAGCGTGCGCGCTCTACGAAAAGCTTCTGGGACCGAACTGGCTCGGGAAGCTCGATCGTCCGTCAGAGTGGAAAGCTGCTGTCGACAGGATCCCTGACGAGGAACTTTGGGCATTGAGATATGCGCTTCGCAGGAGTCTCATTGAGTTTGTCAGACGCCGGCTGAAAAGGCAGCTCCTGAGGTACGGCAATTCATCGGGCTGGGCGGAGAAGACTCTTTCGCCCGACGCACTGACGATCGGTTTTTCGAGACGGTTCGCAACTTACAAGCGCGCGCCGCTAATTTTCTCGGACATGGAGAGAGCAGCCAGGCTTTTCGGTGACCCGAAGCTCCCGATTCAGATAATCTTCAGCGGAAAGGCTCACCCGCGCGACGACGCAGGGAAGTCTTACATCCAGCAAATGATGCACCTTAGCCGCGATCCGCGATTTACCGGCAAGGTTGTGTTTGTCGAAGATTATGATATGGGTGTCGCACGACATCTTGTTTCAGGATGCGACATCTGGCTGAATAACCCCCGACGCCCTCTCGAAGCAAGCGGGACGAGCGGCGAGAAAGTCATCCTGAACGGCGGATTGAATTGCAGCGTGATGGACGGTTGGTGGCGTGAAGCATGCAATGGGAAAAATGGCTTTCAAATCGGTGAGGACAAAGACTTGCAGGTCTCAGTTGAAGAACAAGATAGAATTGATTCCGTAAATTTGTACGACGTCATAGAGAGCAAGATTGTACCTCTTTTTTATGATCGTGACGCTTCCGGACTTCCTCTGAAATGGCTGAAGATGGTGAGGGAATCGATTCGGACAATCGCGCCGGTGTACAACACTGCACGAATGGTGAGAGAATACGTGAATAGCTACTATATACAAAAATGA
- a CDS encoding YihY/virulence factor BrkB family protein produces the protein MKNLFQFSSKMLKPFVSYLTAASQSARSHEIFFYSSALSFQVVLCLIPTVFLVMWALGTFLSRETLLKQLETIITFALPQRPRSGDDIKEMVLDRARVFTQHRRLFGVVGFVGFFWTSLALIGTLRNTIFHVVGIDVKRPFLRRTIYDLRMLLIAGFFFTASTVVTTLFSGVRQAAMQLPPGEMRFTLVKVGLPAVSAFGLTVLLYFSIYRFLSFGKLKSAPALFGAFWAAVLYEVAKNFFALYITKIGNLGEVYGALEIGIGLLLWIFYSTCVFIFGVELAIVNSKRKALLMGAPA, from the coding sequence TTGAAAAATCTTTTCCAGTTTTCTTCGAAAATGCTCAAGCCGTTTGTGTCTTACCTGACAGCCGCGTCGCAGAGCGCGCGTTCCCACGAGATATTCTTCTACTCTTCAGCACTCTCCTTCCAGGTCGTTCTTTGCCTGATACCCACTGTGTTTCTCGTGATGTGGGCGCTCGGCACGTTCCTTTCACGCGAGACACTCCTGAAGCAGCTCGAAACAATCATAACGTTCGCGCTTCCTCAAAGGCCGCGCTCGGGCGACGATATCAAAGAGATGGTTCTCGACCGCGCAAGGGTATTTACACAGCACAGGAGACTTTTCGGAGTAGTAGGGTTCGTCGGATTCTTCTGGACGTCGCTCGCTCTCATAGGCACCCTGCGGAATACGATATTCCATGTCGTCGGCATCGATGTCAAACGCCCGTTTCTCCGCCGAACGATATACGATCTAAGAATGCTTCTCATCGCCGGATTCTTCTTTACCGCAAGTACGGTGGTGACCACGCTCTTCTCGGGAGTACGTCAGGCGGCGATGCAGCTTCCGCCCGGCGAAATGAGATTCACGCTTGTTAAAGTCGGCCTGCCGGCTGTGTCCGCGTTCGGCCTCACCGTCCTCCTTTACTTCTCGATTTACAGATTCCTCTCGTTCGGAAAATTAAAATCGGCGCCGGCACTGTTCGGTGCCTTTTGGGCGGCAGTCCTTTATGAGGTCGCGAAGAACTTTTTCGCATTATACATCACGAAAATTGGAAATCTCGGAGAAGTGTACGGCGCTTTGGAAATCGGCATCGGACTCCTCCTTTGGATTTTCTATTCCACCTGCGTCTTCATATTCGGCGTGGAGCTTGCGATAGTGAACTCCAAACGGAAAGCCCTCCTTATGGGAGCACCCGCATGA